Sequence from the Bacillus thuringiensis genome:
AAAGCGAGAGATAATCCAGATAAAATGCCCCAAACGATAGCTGGTGTAGAAACAGCTAAGTTATGAACAGACCCGTTTGTCAGTAAGAGAAAAGTGCCTACTAATGAAAGGGCAATTGAAATGAAATCAATTTTTGATGGACGAACGTTCCATTTGAAAAGTAAGTATACAGTGATGAATATAGGAGCTAAATATTGTAATAATGTTGCGACCGCAGCATTTCCTTCTTTAATAGAAGCGAAGTATGTGTACTGTACAGCAAGCATACCGAATAGGCCAAACAATATCATTTTAGTAGCATCAGATCTTTGTTTCCATATGCCGAATATTTCTTTTTTGTTCGTTCCGAATGATGAAATAATGAGTAAGATAACGCCGGATATAAGTAATCGGATTGTAACTAACCATTCAGTAGAAACATGTTCATATTGAAAAAGTTGTTGTGCAGCTGTTCCGGATAATCCCCATAAACAAGCACCAACTACAACCATAATGATTCCTTTTAAACGATTTGGATCCATAAGGTATTTAGTCCTCCTTTCAAAATATATATTGGATACATTATGCAATATATCACGAAGTGAATAAAAAATAAACTGAAACTTCTGTTTTTTAATCCGGGAATATTAGAAGTTCCAGTTATATTTACGATACAAGTAAGTAGGTTAAATAAAGCAAGATAAAATTATAAAATTAAATCATAATCATGACGATAAAAAAATAAAGATAAGAGTAATTTGGTTTGTTAAAAATATGTGTAGAAGGAGAAATGTGATGAGCTGGGTTACTCATAAACCAACATTTGAATTTGATCAATATAGTCCATATATTAGAATGAATTCTGCGTGGGTGGGACATTTAAACTTTGCTTATGATTTAGTAAGATTTGAAAAGCCAGAAATATTAGTTGAGTTAGGTACCCATTTAGGAGCTTCTTTTTTCAGTTTTTGCCAAGGGGTAAAAGACGGAGGATTATCTACAAAATGCTTTGCTGTAGATACTTGGGCAGGAGATGAGCATACAGGTCCATATGGAGAAGGTGTTTTTCAAGTAGTGAGTAAATATACGGACATGAGTTACCCTCATATAGGTAATTTAATTCGGTCTACTTTTGACGAGGCTGTGGATCAGTTTCAAGATGGAACGATAAATTTGTTGCACATTGATGGCTATCATACGTATGAAGCAGTTTCTCATGATTATAAAACATGGTTACCGAAACTTGCAAATAACGGTATCGTGCTATTTCACGATATTGAGGTGAAAGATCGAAACTTCGGCGTGTATAAATTTTGGGATGAGGTCAAAGCGAAGTATCCTCATTTTCAGTTTGAGCATTCATATGGGCTTGGAGTGTTATTTCCGAAAGGTTGTAGCGATAATTTTGTGGAAATCCTTAAAAATAAAGAAGAAATACAAGATATGTATAAATAAAAGTGGAGCATGCATCATTTGAATGATGTGTGCTTTTTTTATGTGGCGAATAATGATAGTCCTTAAAACGGTGAGCATAATAGTAAAAAGTTTTATGGTAGCAAATATTAAAAAAGTTACTCTTTGATTGTTATATATAAAAAATGTAACATTTTTTATATTTTCCATTGCGAAAAGTAGCATCTACTTTTACAATAGAAAAGGTGTCCATATATTATACTGGAAAAATAAATCGAAATAATATGAAAATTTTGTTTTGTCTTCGCTAATTGTATATTACATACATGTAAGACGACACACGTCATGTTATCGACTTGTAAGGAGAGAAAAAAATGAAAAGTGTAAGATTACCATCGATGCTAGAAATCATAGTTCTTTTATTACTATTTCTTGCTGTTGTCTTTTCCTTCCAAACGATTTTTGATCTCCCAATTCAATTAGCGCTATTTATTTCATGGTTTTTAGTAATTGCGCTTGGATTAAGATTAGGATTTCGTTATCAAGAATTGCAAGATGCAATTACGAAAGGGATTTCTAACGGATTAGAAGCAATACTCATTTTAGTTGCAGTAGGTGCTTTAATTGGAACATGGATTGCTGGTGGTGTAGTACCAACATTAATCTATTATGGATTAGAATTTATTCACCCTAGCAT
This genomic interval carries:
- a CDS encoding DMT family transporter, whose product is MDPNRLKGIIMVVVGACLWGLSGTAAQQLFQYEHVSTEWLVTIRLLISGVILLIISSFGTNKKEIFGIWKQRSDATKMILFGLFGMLAVQYTYFASIKEGNAAVATLLQYLAPIFITVYLLFKWNVRPSKIDFISIALSLVGTFLLLTNGSVHNLAVSTPAIVWGILSGLSLAFYSLYSKELLDRWSSSVIVGWGMIIGGIGVTIVHFITTKEFILLSTMKYVKLSTLPLITFVVIFGTLIAFYLYLDSIRYLTPKETTLFGCTEPLAAIISSVLILHVPFQSFQLLGAFCVIVMVLILSQKPDKGKPELKLVHEKKENIQ
- a CDS encoding class I SAM-dependent methyltransferase, producing MSWVTHKPTFEFDQYSPYIRMNSAWVGHLNFAYDLVRFEKPEILVELGTHLGASFFSFCQGVKDGGLSTKCFAVDTWAGDEHTGPYGEGVFQVVSKYTDMSYPHIGNLIRSTFDEAVDQFQDGTINLLHIDGYHTYEAVSHDYKTWLPKLANNGIVLFHDIEVKDRNFGVYKFWDEVKAKYPHFQFEHSYGLGVLFPKGCSDNFVEILKNKEEIQDMYK